The following are encoded together in the Arvicanthis niloticus isolate mArvNil1 chromosome 9, mArvNil1.pat.X, whole genome shotgun sequence genome:
- the LOC143433741 gene encoding murinoglobulin-2-like — translation MWKDRQAQLCLLSILLAFLPSSSLLNGDLKYMVLAPSQLYTETPEKICLHLYHLNETVTVTASLISQWGRRQLFDDLTVDKDLFHCVSFTIPRFFSSEEGEFLDLDIKGPTHKFSKRNTVLVKNKESVVFVQTDKSVYKPGQSVKFWVVSMDENLHPLNELFPLAYIEDPKMNRIIQWQDIKTENGLKQMSFSLAAEPIQGPYKIVMQKQSGRKEEHSFTVMEYVLPRFDVDVTVPNAISVHDEILSVTACGKYAYGKPVPGDVKISICHENQYSGSETESECKEVNSQLDNNGCRKEEVNITDLQLYRTNKMYCTLQLLRVEATVTEEGTGLEYSRSRTIKVERSTSKLIFLKADSHFRHRIPFFVKVRLVDIKGAPIPNEQVFIKAQEIRYTNATTTDQHGLATFSIETSDISGHSLNIKVP, via the exons ATGTGGAAGGACAGACAGGCTCAGCTGTGCCTTCTTTCAATTCTTcttgccttcctgccttcttcttccttGCTCAATGGAGACCT GAAGTATATGGTGCTGGCCCCTTCCCAGCTCTACACTGAGACCCCTGAGAAAATCTGCCTCCATCTCTACCATCTGAATGAGACAGTGACTGTCACAGCTTCCTTGATATCTCAGTGGGGAAGGAGACAGCTGTTCGATGATCTTACAGTTGACAAGGACTTGTTCCACTGTGTTTCCTTCACT ATCCCTAGATTCTTCTCTTCTGAAGAGGGGGAGTTTCTTGACCTGGACATCAAAGGGCCAACACATAAATTCAGCAAAAGGAATACCGTGCTtgtgaagaacaaagaaagtgtTGTCTTCGTCCAGACAGATAAGTCTGTGTACAAGCCCGGACAGTCAG ttaAATTTTGGGTTGTCTCTATGGATGAAAATCTACATCCCCTGAATGAGTTG tTTCCTCTGGCTTACATTGAG GATCCAAAAATGAACCGAATTATACAGTGGCAGGATATTAAAACAGAGAATGGGCTTAAGCAAATGTCCTTCAGCCTGGCAGCAGAGCCCATTCAGGGCCCTTACAAGATAGTGATGCAGAAACAGTCAGGACGGAAGGAAGAGCACTCATTCACCGTGATGGAATACG TGCTTCCCAGATTTGATGTCGACGTGACAGTCCCAAATGCCATCTCTGTGCATGATGAAATACTCAGTGTGACTGCATGCGGGAA ATATGCCTATGGGAAGCCTGTCCCAGGAGATGTAAAGATAAGCATATGCCATGAAAATCAGTACTCTGGCTCTGAGACTGAGTCTGAATGCAAAGAAGTCAACTCCCAG CTAGACAACAATGGCTGCAGAAAAGAAGAAGTGAACATCACAGATCTCCAATTatacagaacaaacaaaatgtattGCACATTGCAGCTCTTACGTGTGGAGGCAACTGTTACAGAAGAAGGGACAG GATTGGAGTACAGTAGATCCAGAACAATTAAAGTTGAAAGAAGCACAAGCAAGCTCATATTTCTGAAAGCAGATTCACACTTCAGACACAGGATTCCATTCTTTGTGAAA GTCCGCCTAGTGGATATCAAAGGAGCTCCTATCCCAAATGAGCAAGTCTTCATCAAAGCACAAGAGATTAGATACACCAATGCTACCACCACTGATCAGCATGGCCTGGCAACATTCTCCATAGAGACCAGCGACATCTCAGGCCATTCCCTCAATATCAAA GTGCCTTGA